In a genomic window of Shouchella clausii:
- the fliS gene encoding flagellar export chaperone FliS has protein sequence MSFTKQGVYKQQSVQTASPGELTLMLYNGCLKQIRLGKQAAENGEIEQANTAIGKAEAIIRELMVTLKTDSEVGANMMRMYEYILHQLIKGNIEKSPEALEEAETYVAEFRNTWKQVIQLERQNRFQGGQAK, from the coding sequence ATGAGTTTTACTAAACAAGGCGTGTATAAGCAACAGTCTGTACAAACCGCTTCACCAGGAGAGCTGACGCTTATGTTGTACAATGGTTGCTTAAAGCAAATTCGCCTCGGTAAACAAGCGGCTGAAAACGGAGAAATTGAACAAGCCAATACAGCAATAGGAAAGGCGGAAGCGATCATCCGGGAATTGATGGTCACGCTAAAAACGGACTCTGAGGTAGGCGCCAATATGATGCGGATGTATGAATACATTTTGCATCAGTTGATTAAAGGAAATATAGAGAAGAGCCCAGAGGCACTGGAAGAAGCAGAAACGTACGTGGCTGAATTCCGCAATACGTGGAAGCAAGTGATCCAATTGGAAAGGCAGAATCGCTTCCAAGGGGGACAGGCGAAATGA
- the fliW gene encoding flagellar assembly protein FliW, whose product MQLETSYLGTVEYKQEDIIVFQGGLPGFPEETEFILLPFNEQPPFFILQSVRTKEIGFVCINPFLFWPDYEVELADSVVRQLRAESEQDVAIFVLLTIQQPFSETTANLRAPIAIHAKKRFAKQLMLDGERYSLKAPIHMAAKGGR is encoded by the coding sequence AATACAAGCAGGAAGACATTATCGTTTTTCAAGGCGGCCTTCCGGGATTTCCAGAAGAAACGGAATTTATTTTGTTGCCGTTTAATGAGCAACCGCCCTTTTTTATCCTTCAGTCGGTCCGCACGAAAGAGATTGGTTTTGTTTGCATTAACCCATTTCTGTTTTGGCCGGACTATGAAGTAGAACTGGCTGATTCAGTTGTGCGCCAGCTTCGTGCTGAGTCTGAACAAGACGTCGCTATTTTTGTGCTCCTTACAATCCAGCAGCCTTTCTCGGAAACAACTGCAAATTTAAGAGCTCCAATTGCTATTCATGCAAAAAAGCGCTTTGCTAAGCAACTTATGCTCGATGGAGAACGGTATTCTCTTAAGGCACCTATTCACATGGCTGCTAAAGGAGGGCGATAG
- the csrA gene encoding carbon storage regulator CsrA: MLVLSRKANEAIRIMDDIEIKVLAVEGDQVKLGISAPKSVDVHRGEVYEAIQEENKHAAKPVSAEILQAFINHANKAST; this comes from the coding sequence GTGCTTGTTTTGTCAAGAAAGGCAAATGAAGCGATCCGCATTATGGATGATATCGAAATTAAGGTGTTGGCTGTCGAGGGCGACCAAGTAAAGCTTGGCATTTCGGCTCCCAAATCTGTCGATGTCCACCGTGGAGAAGTCTATGAAGCGATACAGGAGGAAAATAAACACGCTGCAAAACCGGTATCTGCAGAAATTTTGCAAGCGTTTATTAACCATGCCAATAAAGCAAGCACCTAA
- a CDS encoding cold shock domain-containing protein: MQGKVKWFNAEKGFGFIEREDGDDVFVHFSAINSEGFKTLDEGQDVEFEIVEGARGPQAANVVKL; this comes from the coding sequence ATGCAAGGAAAAGTAAAATGGTTCAATGCAGAAAAAGGTTTCGGTTTTATCGAGCGTGAAGACGGAGATGACGTATTCGTTCATTTCTCTGCTATCAACTCTGAAGGATTCAAAACGCTTGACGAAGGTCAAGACGTTGAATTCGAAATCGTTGAAGGCGCACGTGGACCGCAAGCTGCAAATGTTGTTAAGCTTTAA
- a CDS encoding DUF6612 family protein, which translates to MKRTSYLYCSLVVTALLGACSPNSAPVQESSASQQDNHNGNSKLNAESIIEEAKNAEEQLNSYTANFKATDTISTTADEPGEEPQIHVIEGNLAYKASPETFYTALSAKPGQGEKEETELENLATVEVLKEKDRLYTNINDDGWLPIDKGDPSERFVSLELTPMYQLELLQPFSDFVNVSEYDDLYVISVAAGGETLREMAANMDMLERALPTESKLEIPDQYQLSQLDYMLFIDKNSFLLEKTNTVFEVILEDNDTVIRTDMSLTRTSVNDSGHIDIPSIP; encoded by the coding sequence TTGAAACGCACAAGCTATCTTTACTGCAGCTTAGTCGTTACCGCCCTTCTCGGAGCCTGCTCCCCCAATTCGGCTCCTGTGCAAGAAAGTTCTGCATCACAACAAGACAATCACAATGGCAATTCCAAATTAAATGCAGAATCGATCATTGAAGAAGCGAAAAATGCTGAAGAGCAATTAAATAGCTATACAGCTAATTTTAAAGCGACAGACACGATTTCAACGACTGCAGATGAACCTGGCGAAGAACCGCAGATTCATGTGATTGAAGGCAATCTTGCCTATAAAGCTTCTCCAGAAACATTTTATACAGCTCTTTCTGCTAAACCGGGACAAGGGGAAAAAGAGGAGACGGAACTAGAAAATCTCGCAACAGTCGAGGTATTAAAAGAAAAAGATCGCCTCTACACAAACATAAACGATGATGGCTGGCTGCCCATCGATAAAGGCGATCCAAGTGAACGGTTTGTATCGCTGGAGCTGACTCCGATGTATCAACTTGAACTTCTGCAACCGTTCTCCGATTTTGTCAATGTGAGCGAATATGACGACTTGTACGTGATAAGCGTTGCTGCTGGCGGCGAGACATTGAGAGAAATGGCAGCGAACATGGATATGCTTGAACGGGCGCTACCGACAGAAAGCAAGCTGGAAATCCCAGACCAATACCAATTATCGCAATTAGATTATATGCTGTTTATTGACAAAAACAGCTTCTTGCTTGAAAAAACAAACACCGTTTTTGAAGTGATCCTTGAAGACAACGACACCGTTATTCGCACGGACATGTCACTCACAAGGACTTCAGTCAATGATAGCGGGCACATTGATATCCCTTCGATTCCATAA
- the fliD gene encoding flagellar filament capping protein FliD: MRLTGLASGLDIDQMVKDLMRAERMPVDKLEKQRTEIGWKTDAYREINLKMRTFNDLIFDTVLRASNMKKRTVSSSNSDIATATASSSAGNASFTLNEVRQLATSATAKSKNLSSFTEKSQLKELDINDGEWIEGKLKRETAQVSDGKVQLSEAPQFAGESMLIINGKSYAVADSPDDLAKGEVFISDTGEITFSSTDKVTGKVTVEYIQADSEATERYLSSSVATIGANGEKVESSFFFKESDTIGTVVTKLQNAGAKVNAFFDEYSGALVVTRKETGHFGEAGDKELMFSGALFEQAFGLNDNIEAGKNAKFTVNGIETERTSNTFTLSGMTITLKDTSTQAVTLSAATDVDSIVETIKSFVDEYNALVDHMNGKLNEKYYRDYDPLTDEERDQLSESEAKRWEEKAQSGLLRSDSLLQSALTNMRQSIYEPVDTGGAFTHLSQIGITTTNNYKDGGKLEIDEDKLRAAIEEDADSVYAIFAGTDNSPGMAQTLRTNLSDSMSALARRAGGSEGYYEEHQFTLGKQTKELTDRIANFERRLEQKEARYWRQFTAMEKAMQMANAQSESLYNLLYGN; encoded by the coding sequence ATGAGACTCACAGGCTTGGCCTCTGGCCTTGACATTGACCAAATGGTAAAAGATTTAATGAGGGCAGAGCGTATGCCCGTTGATAAATTGGAAAAACAACGGACGGAAATAGGTTGGAAAACGGATGCGTATAGGGAAATCAATTTGAAAATGAGAACATTCAACGATTTGATTTTTGATACAGTTTTGCGCGCTTCAAATATGAAAAAGCGCACTGTTTCCTCTTCAAATTCAGACATTGCGACAGCAACAGCTTCCTCATCTGCTGGTAATGCTTCTTTTACGTTAAATGAAGTCAGGCAGCTGGCGACTTCAGCGACTGCGAAAAGCAAAAATCTTAGCAGTTTCACAGAAAAATCACAATTGAAAGAGCTGGATATAAACGACGGGGAGTGGATTGAAGGCAAATTAAAGCGCGAAACTGCCCAAGTTTCCGATGGCAAAGTCCAGCTTAGCGAGGCACCACAGTTTGCTGGAGAGAGCATGCTCATTATTAACGGAAAATCGTACGCCGTCGCAGACAGTCCAGACGATCTCGCAAAAGGGGAGGTCTTTATAAGCGATACAGGTGAAATTACTTTTTCCAGTACCGATAAAGTCACTGGCAAGGTGACAGTCGAGTATATTCAAGCAGACAGTGAAGCGACAGAACGGTATTTGAGTTCGTCGGTTGCGACAATCGGTGCAAATGGCGAAAAAGTGGAGAGTTCGTTTTTCTTTAAAGAATCGGATACGATCGGTACGGTGGTGACAAAACTGCAAAATGCCGGCGCAAAGGTAAACGCCTTTTTTGATGAATATAGTGGCGCCCTCGTCGTAACAAGAAAGGAAACAGGCCATTTTGGCGAAGCTGGCGACAAGGAGCTGATGTTTTCCGGTGCTCTATTTGAGCAGGCATTCGGGCTGAATGACAATATCGAAGCTGGAAAGAATGCAAAGTTTACAGTGAATGGAATTGAGACGGAGCGGACATCGAATACGTTTACATTAAGCGGAATGACGATTACGCTTAAAGATACATCTACGCAAGCGGTGACACTTAGCGCTGCCACAGACGTCGATTCGATCGTCGAGACAATCAAATCGTTTGTTGACGAGTATAATGCTTTAGTGGACCATATGAACGGCAAACTGAACGAAAAATATTACCGTGACTATGACCCGCTGACCGATGAAGAGCGTGATCAGTTATCGGAAAGCGAAGCGAAACGCTGGGAAGAAAAAGCGCAAAGCGGCCTCCTTAGGAGTGACTCTTTATTGCAATCTGCGTTGACGAATATGAGGCAGTCTATTTATGAGCCAGTCGATACAGGAGGCGCTTTTACCCATCTTTCCCAAATCGGCATTACAACGACCAACAACTACAAAGACGGCGGCAAGCTAGAAATAGATGAGGATAAGCTTCGCGCCGCGATCGAAGAAGATGCAGACAGCGTATACGCTATTTTTGCCGGTACAGACAATAGTCCGGGGATGGCGCAAACGTTGCGCACCAATTTGTCAGATAGCATGTCTGCTCTTGCAAGGCGTGCTGGTGGTTCTGAGGGATATTACGAAGAGCACCAATTTACGTTAGGGAAACAAACAAAGGAACTTACAGACCGCATCGCTAATTTTGAACGTCGTCTTGAACAAAAGGAAGCTCGTTACTGGCGCCAGTTTACAGCAATGGAAAAAGCCATGCAGATGGCTAACGCACAAAGCGAGTCGCTTTACAATTTGTTATACGGAAATTAA
- the hpf gene encoding ribosome hibernation-promoting factor, HPF/YfiA family, translating to MHFNIRGENIEVTPAIREYVEKKVGKLERYFDTTPTADVNVKLQVLGSGESSIEVTIPMPKLLLRGEEINADMYAAIDIVVEKLERQIRKYKTKVNRKFRQEGSLKYMFKNELEPLRDEVAEDDELEVVRTKRFNLKPMDAEEAILQMDLLGHNFFVFSDAESGSTNVVYRRKDGKYGLIEPEA from the coding sequence ATGCATTTTAATATTCGTGGGGAAAACATTGAAGTCACACCTGCCATCCGGGAGTATGTCGAAAAAAAGGTGGGAAAATTGGAGCGTTATTTTGATACCACTCCAACCGCCGATGTAAACGTAAAATTGCAAGTTCTCGGAAGTGGCGAGTCAAGCATCGAAGTCACGATTCCAATGCCAAAGCTTTTGCTTCGTGGGGAAGAAATCAACGCGGATATGTATGCAGCCATCGACATCGTCGTGGAAAAGCTAGAACGCCAAATCCGGAAATATAAAACGAAAGTCAATCGCAAGTTTCGCCAAGAAGGCAGTTTGAAATATATGTTTAAAAATGAATTGGAACCTTTACGAGATGAAGTCGCTGAAGACGATGAACTTGAAGTTGTACGCACTAAACGCTTTAATTTGAAGCCGATGGATGCGGAAGAGGCGATTTTGCAAATGGATTTACTCGGGCATAATTTCTTTGTTTTTTCAGATGCAGAGAGCGGCAGCACAAATGTTGTTTACCGCCGCAAAGACGGGAAATACGGCTTAATTGAACCTGAAGCGTAA
- a CDS encoding flagellar protein FlaG: MKAQLSVALLTLPVAGHQPKALQQQNTKQPLIDGTKAAAFINETSQQLNKVAKRSLNFHIHEELDRVYVQVIDEETNEVVREVPPEKILDLVAAMLKSVGLIIDRHI, translated from the coding sequence ATGAAAGCTCAATTGTCAGTCGCGCTTTTAACGTTACCGGTGGCAGGGCACCAGCCTAAGGCTTTACAGCAGCAAAATACGAAACAGCCGCTGATTGACGGGACAAAAGCAGCCGCTTTTATTAACGAAACGTCACAACAACTGAACAAAGTCGCAAAACGGTCCCTGAATTTCCACATTCATGAAGAACTCGATCGTGTGTACGTTCAGGTCATAGATGAAGAAACAAACGAAGTTGTCCGCGAAGTGCCCCCTGAAAAAATTCTTGACTTAGTTGCAGCAATGTTAAAATCGGTTGGTTTAATCATTGACCGGCATATTTAG